From the genome of Lentilactobacillus buchneri, one region includes:
- a CDS encoding IS30 family transposase, producing MTRIKNIISNQYHQLNLAERGRIESLRDLDWSIRRIAQALHRNPSTISRELKRGTTTQINASTHIFEQSYLAETGEAIYRKHRLNSCYRGLFDHCQTFCNALVTALKARPRMHSVDTFVHQFKTDHPRLVCPSTPTVYRYIDDQRLVIRNSDLPAKLRRRIKCPGAKHHRINKKNLGHSIEERPAMVQARQELGHWEGDLVKGKRVESEPALMTLTERVSRLEIIVKLPNYHADTCLKALQNTLYDYGTEHFKTITFDNGAEFSSLSQVKGTDIYFAHPYSPWERGTNENTNGLLREFFPKGRSLASASLIDIQLAQDTLNNRLRRSLNYRCPADLMPELA from the coding sequence ATGACCCGAATTAAGAATATCATATCTAATCAGTATCACCAACTCAATTTAGCTGAACGTGGTCGAATTGAATCCCTAAGGGACTTAGATTGGTCTATCCGCCGGATTGCCCAGGCCCTTCATCGTAATCCCAGCACGATTTCACGTGAATTAAAACGTGGGACAACGACACAGATTAACGCTAGTACTCATATCTTTGAACAGTCATATCTGGCAGAAACTGGTGAAGCAATTTATCGTAAGCACCGACTAAATAGCTGTTATCGTGGACTCTTTGATCATTGTCAAACCTTCTGTAATGCTTTGGTGACAGCTTTAAAAGCGCGTCCCAGGATGCATAGTGTGGATACTTTTGTCCACCAATTCAAGACTGATCACCCAAGGCTTGTCTGCCCCTCAACACCGACGGTGTACCGGTATATTGATGACCAGCGTTTAGTTATCCGCAATTCAGACCTACCAGCTAAACTACGTCGCCGGATTAAATGCCCCGGGGCAAAGCATCATCGAATCAATAAGAAAAATCTGGGCCATTCAATCGAAGAGCGTCCCGCCATGGTTCAAGCGCGTCAAGAGCTTGGACACTGGGAAGGTGACTTGGTCAAAGGCAAACGGGTTGAATCTGAGCCAGCATTAATGACTTTGACTGAACGTGTTAGTCGCTTAGAGATCATCGTTAAACTTCCCAATTATCATGCCGACACTTGCTTGAAAGCCCTCCAGAATACCTTATATGACTATGGAACCGAGCACTTTAAAACCATTACTTTTGATAATGGTGCTGAGTTCTCAAGCTTGAGTCAAGTCAAGGGAACTGACATCTACTTTGCCCATCCTTATTCACCATGGGAACGTGGAACCAATGAGAACACTAACGGCCTTTTGCGCGAGTTCTTCCCGAAGGGCAGATCCTTGGCTTCGGCCTCACTCATTGACATTCAGCTGGCTCAAGATACCTTAAACAACCGGCTACGGCGGTCATTGAACTATCGCTGCCCAGCCGATCTAATGCCTGAACTAGCTTAG
- the thiE gene encoding thiamine phosphate synthase gives MKLTNRPLYLVTDHTGLTDEQFFGAIEAGVQNGVGLVQLRQKEGSSREIFELALKVKAITDRYKIPLIIDDRLDIAQAVDAAGVHLGQSDLPVDIARRILGPKKIIGATAKTLKQAKAAEEMGADYLGTGAIFPTTTHVKTVHTTVETLGKIKRLVDIPVYAIGGLKADNVEAIDGAHVDGVAVVSAIMKAADPASATRELRDAVEEAIG, from the coding sequence GTGAAACTAACAAATCGACCACTCTATTTGGTGACGGACCACACCGGATTGACTGATGAACAATTCTTTGGCGCGATTGAAGCGGGTGTGCAAAATGGGGTTGGCTTGGTCCAACTTAGGCAAAAAGAGGGCAGTAGCCGCGAAATTTTTGAACTTGCTCTAAAGGTAAAGGCCATTACCGATCGGTACAAGATTCCCCTGATTATTGATGACCGATTGGACATTGCTCAAGCGGTTGATGCCGCCGGTGTTCATCTTGGTCAAAGTGATTTGCCGGTAGACATCGCTCGCCGAATCTTAGGACCCAAGAAGATTATCGGTGCAACGGCCAAGACATTGAAGCAGGCTAAAGCAGCTGAAGAGATGGGCGCCGATTACCTGGGAACCGGAGCCATTTTCCCAACCACGACACACGTTAAGACCGTTCATACGACGGTAGAAACCCTTGGTAAGATCAAACGATTGGTGGATATTCCCGTGTATGCGATTGGCGGCTTGAAGGCCGATAATGTCGAGGCTATTGATGGTGCCCACGTTGATGGGGTGGCTGTGGTTTCTGCGATTATGAAGGCTGCCGATCCGGCGAGTGCTACCCGGGAGTTGCGGGATGCGGTTGAGGAAGCTATTGGGTAA
- a CDS encoding NADPH-dependent F420 reductase, with amino-acid sequence MAEIKNVGILGAGKVGIVLAQLALKAGYHVRISGSGSVEKIAMTIETLVPGAVPATNQGVVAKSDLIILAIPLSRYKNIKSKLLKGKLVIDAMNYWWETDGIREEVLDPSSTSSEQVQQYFNKSTVVKTFNHMGYHNLQEEAKPAGADNRKALFVTGDNQAAVDQVAEFVDSMGFDTVVYYNIADGIMTEPGSELFGASLTKADLQNVIDHFDETAFGKKIKAGEQG; translated from the coding sequence ATGGCTGAAATTAAAAATGTGGGCATCCTGGGTGCCGGCAAAGTAGGTATCGTATTAGCTCAGTTAGCGTTAAAGGCTGGCTACCACGTGCGAATTTCCGGTTCCGGATCGGTCGAAAAAATTGCCATGACCATCGAGACTTTGGTACCGGGTGCAGTTCCGGCGACCAATCAAGGGGTTGTTGCCAAAAGTGATCTGATTATCTTAGCGATTCCACTGAGCCGCTACAAGAACATCAAATCCAAGCTCTTAAAGGGCAAATTGGTGATCGATGCCATGAACTACTGGTGGGAAACTGACGGGATTCGAGAAGAAGTTTTGGATCCATCGTCGACTTCCAGTGAACAGGTTCAGCAGTATTTCAATAAGAGTACCGTGGTGAAAACATTTAACCACATGGGCTATCACAACCTGCAGGAAGAGGCCAAACCAGCTGGAGCAGACAATCGCAAAGCGTTGTTTGTGACCGGCGATAACCAAGCAGCCGTTGATCAAGTGGCTGAATTTGTCGACAGCATGGGCTTTGACACCGTGGTTTATTACAACATTGCTGACGGCATCATGACGGAGCCCGGCAGTGAGCTGTTTGGCGCTAGCTTAACCAAGGCGGATCTTCAAAACGTGATCGATCATTTTGATGAAACTGCTTTTGGTAAGAAGATTAAGGCTGGCGAGCAGGGCTAG
- a CDS encoding glycosyltransferase, translated as MITHYFLTSQIDENTSAIEIAEIQRLHLFSKLKVPAKIVTRNRNRGSNRVLQQLIDNHQIINLYQYFTELPNQTEPMPKAEDVLHDFTNIPIENNLGYKDGKLRVRVNEQNGWINNIDYLDPFGFTDRRDLYDFNQRVSSEYFDDHAKLITRVFYQKDGHIVMTEYYRGGPGNQPVLTLIHLRHNGRLWQFDNQDELMGYFLDCLATDDSNATFYSDREDVAIPAFKLMTKPAKRYLILHSIFTQNAKHDGELFPYFQQAIELKDKLSGIIVSTQQEASDIQSRFPMVQTTVIPVSYLDDQLIHQSESFSDRIPGKVIAVARITPLKQLSHIIQAIILVHQHLPFVTLDTYGYENVNDFQEGNKLRQLVKTSGAESYITFKGYVHDLASVYQHADLLTLTSSYEGFAMAILEALGYGCPVLSYDINYGPAEMIQDKHNGELITAGDERELYRRLLHLLTHREILQRYGQNAPASVEKYSASHVQQMWHNFIQNQ; from the coding sequence ATGATAACGCATTACTTTTTGACGTCGCAGATTGATGAGAACACATCTGCGATCGAAATTGCGGAGATTCAACGATTACATTTGTTTTCGAAACTCAAGGTTCCTGCCAAGATTGTGACCCGCAATCGCAATCGTGGTAGTAATCGGGTGTTACAGCAGCTAATCGACAATCATCAAATCATTAACCTCTACCAATACTTTACTGAGCTTCCCAACCAAACCGAGCCGATGCCCAAAGCTGAAGATGTGTTGCACGATTTCACCAACATTCCGATTGAAAATAATCTGGGATATAAGGACGGCAAGCTCCGGGTTCGGGTCAATGAACAGAATGGCTGGATCAATAACATCGATTATTTGGACCCGTTCGGCTTCACCGACCGTCGCGACCTGTACGACTTCAATCAGCGGGTGTCTTCAGAATACTTTGACGATCATGCAAAATTAATCACGCGGGTATTCTATCAAAAAGATGGGCACATCGTCATGACTGAATACTATCGGGGTGGCCCTGGCAACCAGCCGGTGCTGACACTGATTCACTTACGGCATAACGGCCGGCTCTGGCAGTTCGATAATCAAGATGAGTTAATGGGCTACTTTCTTGACTGCCTGGCAACAGACGATTCCAACGCCACGTTTTATAGTGACCGCGAGGACGTTGCCATCCCCGCATTTAAATTGATGACCAAGCCCGCCAAACGCTATCTCATTTTGCATTCTATTTTTACGCAAAATGCCAAGCACGATGGTGAGCTATTTCCATATTTCCAGCAAGCAATTGAACTAAAGGACAAGTTATCCGGCATCATCGTTTCCACTCAGCAGGAAGCCAGTGACATTCAGTCGCGGTTCCCGATGGTTCAAACGACCGTTATTCCGGTCAGTTACCTTGACGACCAGCTGATTCATCAGTCGGAATCATTTAGCGACCGGATTCCCGGCAAAGTGATTGCTGTCGCGCGGATCACGCCGTTAAAACAGCTGAGCCACATTATTCAAGCCATTATCTTAGTTCATCAACACCTGCCCTTCGTTACTCTGGATACTTATGGGTACGAAAATGTCAATGATTTTCAGGAAGGCAACAAGCTGCGCCAACTCGTCAAAACATCTGGGGCTGAGAGCTATATCACTTTCAAAGGCTACGTTCACGATTTGGCGTCAGTCTATCAGCACGCGGACTTGTTAACCCTGACCAGTTCATATGAGGGGTTTGCAATGGCGATCTTAGAAGCCCTTGGTTACGGGTGCCCGGTCCTTAGCTACGATATCAATTACGGGCCGGCAGAAATGATTCAAGACAAGCATAACGGGGAACTAATCACAGCCGGCGATGAACGCGAACTTTATCGCCGACTGCTGCACCTGTTGACACACCGAGAGATCCTTCAACGATACGGTCAAAATGCGCCGGCGTCTGTTGAGAAGTATTCGGCAAGCCATGTGCAGCAGATGTGGCACAACTTTATTCAAAATCAATGA
- a CDS encoding KxYKxGKxW signal peptide domain-containing protein — translation MTKLNRTNSKVHYKMYKAGKHWLYASLLTVGLMAGGAFGASTVEADTSDNQAPAPTTTAATTQPSADTQTAAQTSSADSSTATTDNSQTPAQSQNTAATTTSDSNQASGATTTTPDANQTSGATTPATTADDQGTDQAPTADPATTETNNSTQTTGTDQESNQPATTTNTTNDPSTTGTDNDATTTDPSNQTSDQPDQNAADDQNKASDPTTTDDQNTATTENTDATADSAKTATTADPTASSATADQTASLAKTPIDTQSLADPNSSDFWEQVFQLATIIPQAIAGAVISAPAILGGGTISLYPINSSSEPIVIPGRVLQFLTGGLWSSPWDIWNALKDGLGLNSSSTTTTAPVTSPNQSETTNLATASVSGQPIDFGDTIGEFIDSMVATILGELQYPILSDVPGIILWVTPSTPNQPTEPNQPTQPNQPTQPNQPTQPNQPTQPNQPTQPNQPTQPNQPTQPNQPTQPNKPNKPNKPNKPNRPNQPNKPNKPNRPNQPNKPNKPTQPNRPNTPNKPSRPNQPNQPTKSTHSNWPTKPNHSTGTTTNRTSRNSRDITGKTPIEKASVLPQTGDKRQNWLSILGDVSLAVIIISGAMIFKRRKRD, via the coding sequence ATGACAAAATTAAATCGAACCAATTCAAAGGTTCATTACAAAATGTATAAGGCCGGGAAACATTGGCTGTACGCTTCACTACTCACCGTTGGCTTGATGGCCGGCGGTGCGTTTGGTGCCAGCACAGTCGAAGCCGATACCAGCGATAATCAGGCACCGGCACCAACTACGACAGCTGCGACTACTCAACCGAGTGCCGATACGCAAACCGCTGCCCAAACCAGTTCAGCTGACAGCTCGACAGCCACAACGGATAATAGCCAGACTCCAGCTCAGTCACAGAACACTGCAGCGACGACCACTTCTGATTCTAACCAAGCAAGTGGTGCAACCACCACGACTCCTGACGCTAATCAAACAAGTGGTGCAACCACTCCAGCAACGACGGCAGATGATCAGGGAACTGATCAAGCACCGACTGCGGATCCTGCAACAACGGAGACGAATAACTCGACCCAGACGACTGGGACTGATCAAGAGAGTAATCAACCCGCAACGACTACGAATACGACTAATGATCCATCTACAACCGGCACTGACAATGATGCCACCACGACTGACCCATCGAACCAGACAAGCGACCAACCTGATCAAAATGCGGCTGACGACCAGAACAAAGCCTCTGACCCAACCACAACCGATGATCAGAACACGGCCACTACTGAAAACACTGATGCAACTGCTGATTCCGCAAAGACAGCCACTACCGCGGACCCCACTGCTTCATCGGCAACAGCCGATCAGACTGCTTCGTTAGCCAAGACACCCATTGATACCCAGTCACTGGCGGACCCAAATTCCAGTGATTTTTGGGAACAGGTCTTTCAACTAGCGACTATTATTCCACAAGCCATTGCCGGCGCAGTCATTTCGGCACCTGCAATTCTTGGTGGTGGGACAATATCCTTGTATCCGATTAACTCCTCATCGGAACCGATCGTGATTCCTGGACGAGTTCTTCAGTTCTTAACTGGTGGACTGTGGTCTTCCCCTTGGGATATTTGGAATGCCTTGAAGGATGGGTTGGGGCTTAATAGCAGCTCAACCACTACCACCGCCCCTGTAACTAGTCCTAATCAAAGTGAAACGACAAACTTAGCGACCGCGAGTGTTTCCGGCCAACCTATAGATTTTGGTGATACGATTGGCGAGTTTATTGATTCCATGGTGGCCACCATTCTTGGGGAACTGCAGTACCCAATACTTTCTGACGTCCCTGGAATCATTCTGTGGGTTACTCCATCCACGCCTAATCAGCCAACTGAACCAAACCAACCAACTCAGCCGAACCAGCCGACGCAACCGAACCAGCCAACTCAGCCGAACCAGCCGACACAACCTAACCAACCAACTCAGCCTAATCAGCCAACGCAACCTAATCAACCAACGCAACCTAATCAGCCAACGCAACCAAATAAGCCAAATAAGCCAAATAAGCCAAATAAACCAAATCGGCCTAATCAGCCGAATAAGCCAAATAAACCAAATCGACCGAATCAGCCGAATAAGCCAAATAAACCGACACAACCTAATCGACCAAATACGCCGAATAAACCAAGTCGGCCAAATCAGCCTAACCAGCCAACCAAGTCGACTCACTCCAATTGGCCGACTAAGCCAAATCATTCAACGGGAACCACTACTAACCGCACATCGCGGAATTCCCGAGATATAACTGGCAAGACACCAATTGAAAAAGCATCCGTCTTACCACAAACTGGTGATAAGCGACAAAATTGGCTCAGTATTCTGGGTGACGTTTCATTGGCCGTCATTATCATTTCCGGCGCCATGATTTTCAAACGGCGTAAGCGTGATTAA
- the thiF gene encoding sulfur carrier protein ThiS adenylyltransferase ThiF encodes MQEPEIQGMSYDDVYLGMKERNVKGSTDKLAAAHVTIAGAGGLGSNIAIALTRIGVGHLTLIDFDTVELSNLNRQQFKLSQVDMPKVVALKQNLQEFNPFVEIQIHQTKVTHDNVKELFEDADIITEAFDNPAAKAMLLDAASEFYPDKPIVMGTGMAGIHSSNTITTKHPRKNLYIAGDGESMGAEGLMAPRVMIAAGHEANMITRLILGDTEI; translated from the coding sequence ATGCAAGAACCAGAAATTCAAGGAATGAGTTACGATGACGTTTATCTCGGCATGAAAGAACGCAATGTTAAGGGGTCAACTGACAAATTAGCTGCCGCTCACGTCACGATTGCCGGGGCCGGTGGTTTAGGGTCCAATATCGCGATTGCGCTGACCCGGATTGGCGTCGGCCACTTGACGTTGATTGACTTTGACACAGTTGAGCTCAGTAACCTCAACCGTCAGCAATTTAAACTCAGTCAGGTGGACATGCCAAAAGTTGTGGCCTTAAAGCAAAACCTGCAGGAATTTAATCCGTTCGTGGAAATTCAAATTCACCAAACTAAAGTGACTCATGACAACGTCAAAGAATTGTTCGAAGACGCTGACATCATCACTGAAGCGTTCGATAACCCTGCTGCCAAGGCGATGCTGCTGGATGCCGCATCCGAGTTCTATCCCGACAAGCCAATTGTGATGGGCACCGGGATGGCCGGCATTCACAGTTCCAACACGATTACCACCAAGCATCCCCGCAAGAATTTATACATCGCTGGTGACGGTGAATCCATGGGGGCTGAGGGCTTGATGGCACCGCGGGTCATGATTGCGGCCGGTCACGAAGCCAATATGATTACCCGGTTAATTTTAGGAGATACAGAAATCTGA
- a CDS encoding thiazole synthase: protein MANEKDELMIGGHAFTSRFILGSGKYSYDLIDSAINNAKAQIITMALRRNKTGKENILNYIPEGITILPNTSGSTNAEEAIRTARIARELSGSNFIKLEVVPDKKYLMPDNYETLKATEVLANEGFIVMPYMLPDLNVAHQLVDAGAATVMPLGAPIGTNKGLSTKDLIQILIDEIDLPIIVDAGIGRPSQAAEAMEMGAAAVMANTSMATAGNIPLMAEAFKPAVEAGRKAYLAKPGRVIEHGAVASSPLTGVSAVK, encoded by the coding sequence ATGGCAAACGAAAAAGATGAGTTAATGATTGGCGGACACGCCTTCACATCTCGATTTATTTTAGGTTCAGGAAAATATTCATACGATTTGATTGATTCAGCCATTAATAACGCCAAGGCACAAATCATCACGATGGCCCTGCGCCGCAACAAGACCGGCAAGGAAAACATCTTAAACTACATTCCTGAAGGCATCACCATTTTGCCCAACACGTCAGGCTCGACCAACGCTGAAGAAGCCATTCGGACTGCGCGAATTGCCCGTGAACTAAGCGGCAGCAATTTCATCAAATTGGAAGTCGTTCCCGACAAGAAATATTTGATGCCGGACAACTACGAAACCCTCAAGGCAACCGAAGTTTTGGCTAACGAAGGCTTCATCGTCATGCCGTACATGCTGCCGGACTTGAATGTCGCTCACCAGTTGGTCGATGCCGGAGCTGCCACCGTCATGCCTTTGGGCGCACCAATCGGTACCAACAAAGGATTGTCCACCAAAGACTTAATCCAAATTTTGATTGACGAAATTGACCTGCCAATTATCGTTGACGCCGGCATTGGTCGACCAAGTCAAGCTGCCGAAGCCATGGAAATGGGTGCCGCAGCTGTCATGGCCAACACCTCAATGGCGACCGCCGGCAACATTCCGTTAATGGCCGAAGCCTTCAAGCCGGCCGTTGAAGCAGGCCGCAAAGCTTACTTAGCAAAACCAGGCCGGGTCATCGAACACGGGGCGGTTGCCTCATCGCCACTTACTGGTGTCAGCGCGGTAAAATAG
- a CDS encoding AbrB/MazE/SpoVT family DNA-binding domain-containing protein, translated as MNNLKIANTKTHKTGNSVSVTLPKSTGFSSNEPVVIEKVDEDTLIIRRAHSHKNPWISGAYDNVDFRSQIDEIGFNVGNESRKGREL; from the coding sequence ATGAATAACTTAAAAATTGCAAACACAAAAACGCATAAAACTGGCAATTCGGTCAGCGTAACCTTGCCTAAAAGCACAGGATTTTCGAGCAACGAGCCGGTGGTAATTGAAAAAGTGGATGAAGATACTTTGATTATCCGGCGCGCCCACAGCCATAAAAACCCGTGGATATCGGGCGCATATGACAATGTTGATTTTCGTAGCCAGATTGACGAGATTGGTTTCAATGTTGGAAACGAGTCAAGGAAAGGTCGGGAATTATGA
- a CDS encoding LLM class flavin-dependent oxidoreductase: MVDVDKLQFGLETFGDIVRGEDGELLTAGQSIRQIVKEGELADKLGVDVFGIGEHHRPDYSVSSPEIVLGALASVTDRIKLATAVTVLSSDDPVRVYERFATLEGLSQGRAQVMLGRGSFTESFPLFGYDLTDYDDLFNEKLEMYSQLIKEKPITWDGKFTQSLKDQDVYPKTDYNGIETYIGIGGSPESIIRTARYGYKVILAIIGGQADRFVPYLNLYKKAAEKYNMPVQPVAVHSHGFIADDEDQAVEVAWKNIKANFDRIGLTRGWAPMSREQFDGETKVGSFYVGNPEHVAQRMARTINLMNLGRFDLVYGAGNQTAAQRERMIELYATKVIPRVKEILSEEG, translated from the coding sequence ATGGTTGATGTAGACAAATTACAATTTGGCCTCGAAACGTTTGGCGATATCGTTCGGGGAGAAGACGGCGAGCTGTTGACGGCTGGCCAATCCATTCGCCAAATCGTGAAGGAAGGCGAGCTGGCTGACAAGCTGGGCGTCGATGTCTTTGGGATCGGCGAACATCACCGGCCCGATTACAGTGTCTCAAGTCCTGAAATTGTCCTGGGCGCACTTGCTTCAGTGACTGACCGCATCAAGCTGGCGACCGCGGTGACTGTGCTAAGCTCTGATGATCCGGTCAGAGTCTATGAACGGTTTGCCACGCTTGAAGGCTTATCTCAAGGCCGCGCTCAAGTGATGCTTGGCCGGGGATCCTTCACGGAATCATTTCCACTCTTTGGTTATGATTTAACCGACTATGATGATTTATTCAATGAAAAATTAGAGATGTACAGCCAACTGATTAAGGAAAAGCCGATTACTTGGGATGGCAAATTTACCCAATCCTTGAAGGATCAGGATGTCTATCCAAAGACCGATTATAACGGCATTGAAACTTACATCGGTATCGGCGGCTCACCCGAATCAATTATTCGGACTGCCCGGTATGGTTACAAGGTCATCTTGGCGATTATCGGCGGCCAGGCGGATCGTTTTGTGCCGTATTTGAATTTGTACAAGAAAGCTGCCGAAAAATACAATATGCCGGTTCAACCCGTTGCCGTTCACTCTCATGGCTTTATTGCTGACGATGAGGATCAGGCCGTTGAAGTTGCTTGGAAGAATATCAAGGCCAACTTCGACCGCATCGGTTTAACTCGCGGCTGGGCCCCGATGAGTCGGGAACAATTTGACGGTGAAACCAAGGTCGGCTCATTTTACGTCGGTAATCCGGAACACGTCGCCCAACGAATGGCCCGCACCATCAACCTGATGAACCTGGGTCGATTTGACTTGGTTTACGGTGCCGGCAACCAGACGGCTGCCCAGCGTGAACGCATGATTGAGCTGTACGCGACTAAGGTGATTCCTCGCGTCAAAGAAATTTTGTCTGAGGAGGGCTAA
- a CDS encoding type II toxin-antitoxin system PemK/MazF family toxin, with the protein MSTSFPEQGDIIVLDFDPHTGHEMGGHTTSHLRRPAVVVSNAQYNRLTGFVVVMPITHGTSQIQKGFEPILDPSSRTNGYIVTWQTPNYDYVARNGAIIGQVPDKLRKRLCTLAVDIVAAN; encoded by the coding sequence ATGAGTACATCCTTTCCTGAACAAGGCGATATTATTGTTTTAGATTTTGACCCCCACACTGGGCATGAAATGGGCGGACATACGACTAGCCACCTGCGACGACCAGCAGTGGTGGTATCGAACGCCCAATATAATCGGTTGACAGGATTTGTTGTCGTGATGCCTATCACGCACGGCACTAGTCAAATTCAAAAGGGATTCGAACCGATTCTTGACCCAAGTAGTCGTACCAATGGCTATATTGTGACTTGGCAAACACCCAATTATGATTATGTTGCCCGTAACGGCGCGATCATTGGTCAAGTTCCTGATAAACTTCGTAAACGCTTATGTACCTTGGCGGTCGACATTGTGGCTGCCAATTAA
- the thiS gene encoding sulfur carrier protein ThiS: MVMVNGEQESGMVGQTITEFLKQREAPIENIVVEQNGKIVHRSEFDTTKIADNDKLELISFVGGG; the protein is encoded by the coding sequence ATGGTGATGGTTAACGGTGAACAAGAATCCGGTATGGTTGGTCAAACAATCACCGAGTTCTTGAAACAAAGAGAAGCACCAATTGAAAACATCGTCGTCGAACAGAACGGCAAGATTGTCCACCGCTCTGAATTTGACACAACTAAAATTGCCGACAACGACAAACTGGAGTTAATCTCGTTTGTTGGTGGCGGTTAG
- the gndA gene encoding NADP-dependent phosphogluconate dehydrogenase yields MADQKANIGVVGMAVMGKNLALNIESRGYTVGIFNRTGSKTEAVMKDHGDKKLVPSYKIEDFVKSLETPRRIILMVKAGKPTDAVIDELLPLLDKGDVLIDGGNTNFHDTMARNARLDKSGINFIGMGVSGGELGALQGPSLMPGGQKEAYDLVEPILKQIAAKAPADGEPCVTYIGPNGAGHYVKMVHNGIEYGDEELIDESYNILRNLAGYSVDELADIFKDWNKGELDSYLIEITADILTHKDDIGADKTKPIVDMILDRGANKGTGKWSSQDALEVGVDQSVITEAVYARYISMIKNERVAASKVLPKPEGKVDFDKKEIVEKVREALYFGKVMSYAQGFAQLKAASEQYKWDIQLGEMAKIWRAGCIIRARFLQNITDAYDKNPDLQNLLLDPYFTDIAKKYQESARDVVALATKAGVPVPSLAAAVSYYDSYRSEVVPANLLQAQRDYFGAHTYERVDRPGSFHYTWYEEQ; encoded by the coding sequence ATGGCTGATCAAAAAGCAAACATTGGTGTTGTTGGTATGGCTGTTATGGGTAAGAACTTAGCCCTTAACATCGAAAGCCGCGGTTACACTGTTGGCATTTTCAACAGAACCGGCTCCAAGACTGAAGCAGTTATGAAGGATCATGGAGACAAGAAACTAGTTCCAAGTTACAAGATTGAAGACTTTGTTAAATCACTTGAAACGCCTCGTCGAATTATTTTAATGGTTAAGGCTGGTAAACCAACCGATGCTGTTATTGATGAATTACTGCCACTCCTCGATAAAGGCGATGTCCTGATCGATGGTGGTAACACAAACTTCCACGATACGATGGCTCGAAATGCCCGTCTTGATAAATCAGGAATCAACTTTATCGGCATGGGTGTCTCAGGTGGTGAACTTGGTGCCTTACAAGGACCATCATTGATGCCAGGCGGCCAAAAAGAAGCTTATGATTTGGTAGAACCAATTCTCAAGCAAATCGCTGCCAAGGCACCTGCTGACGGCGAACCATGTGTTACTTACATTGGACCAAATGGTGCCGGACACTACGTTAAGATGGTGCACAACGGTATCGAATATGGTGATGAAGAGTTAATTGATGAAAGTTACAACATTTTAAGAAACCTTGCCGGCTACTCAGTTGATGAATTGGCTGACATCTTTAAAGATTGGAACAAAGGTGAACTCGACAGCTACTTAATCGAAATTACCGCCGACATTTTGACTCATAAGGATGATATTGGTGCTGACAAGACCAAGCCAATCGTTGACATGATTCTTGACCGTGGTGCCAACAAAGGAACTGGTAAGTGGAGCTCACAAGATGCCCTCGAAGTCGGTGTTGACCAATCAGTGATCACCGAAGCCGTTTACGCTCGTTATATCTCAATGATCAAGAACGAACGTGTCGCAGCATCCAAAGTCCTCCCTAAGCCGGAAGGCAAAGTTGATTTTGATAAGAAAGAAATCGTTGAAAAAGTTCGTGAAGCCCTCTACTTCGGTAAAGTTATGAGTTATGCCCAGGGCTTTGCTCAATTAAAGGCTGCTTCAGAACAATACAAGTGGGATATCCAATTAGGCGAAATGGCCAAGATTTGGAGAGCCGGCTGCATTATTCGTGCCCGATTCCTTCAAAACATTACCGACGCCTACGACAAGAACCCAGATTTGCAAAACCTGCTGCTGGATCCATACTTCACGGATATCGCCAAGAAGTATCAAGAATCAGCACGTGACGTCGTAGCATTGGCAACCAAGGCCGGCGTCCCAGTACCATCATTAGCCGCCGCTGTCTCATACTACGACTCATATCGTTCAGAAGTTGTCCCAGCAAACTTGCTCCAAGCACAACGTGACTACTTCGGTGCCCACACCTATGAGCGTGTCGACCGTCCAGGGAGTTTCCATTATACTTGGTATGAAGAACAATAG